AATAAAATTCCCACTTGGAAAATTACCCGGTGATATAATAATAAAAAAAGAAAATTTTGTATTTTATTTCCCAATTACAACTGGTATTTTAATTAGCATAATTTTAACCTTAATATTTTCAATAATATGGAGGAAATAATGGAAAGGAAGAATGGGTGGGAAGTTTTCTCTACAGAAGAAAAAAATAATGTTTTTAAATTCTGTGATGAATATAAAGAGTTTATTTCAAGAAATAAAATTGAGAGAAAACTTGTAAATGAGTGTGTTGAAACTGCAGAAAAAAATGGGTTTAAAGAAATAAATAAATATAAAAACTTAAAAAAAGGAGATAAATTTTATAAAAAAAACAAAGAAAAAGAAGTAATTTTCGGTATAATCGGTAAAGAAATTTTAAAAAAAGGGGCAAAATTTATTGTCTCTCATATAGATTCTCCACGACTTGACCTAAAAACATCTCCTATTTATGAAGATGAAAATATTTGTCTTTTAAAAACCTACTATTATGGTGGAATAAAAAAATATCAATGGTTAACAATTCCTCTTGCTCTTTATGGTATAGTTATTTTAAAAACAGGTGAAAAAGTTGAAATTGAAATAGGAGAAAAGGAAAATGAAAGTATTTTTACAATAACCGACCTTCTTCCACATCTTTCAAAAGACCAGTATAAGAAAACAATTGAAGAGGGTTTCCCAGGAGAAAACTTAAATGTGTTATTTGGAACAATTCCATTGACAGAAAAAACAGAAGAAAAGGAAAAAGTTAAGAAAAATGTGATAAAAATTTTAAAAGAAAAATATGGAATTGAAGAAAGTGATTTTATCAGCAGCGAACTTCATTTTGTTCCTGCTGGAAAAGGAAGAGATGCGGGAATAGATAAAAGCATGATATTATCTTATGGACAGGATGATAGAGTTTGTTCCTATACATCTTTTAGAGCAATAAATGAAATAGAAAACCCTATAAAAAGTGTGTTTTGTATTTTGGTTGACCAGGAAGAAATCGGTAGTTATGGAACAACTTCAGCACAATCATCATTTTTTAGATATTTAATTGAAGAAGTAGTTGAAAAAACAGGTGGCACGCTTTCTGATATAAGAGAACTATTTGAAAATTCAAAAGCAATCTCTGCTGATGTTGATTCTTTATTGGACCCAAACTTTAAAGAGGTCTCAGACCCAAGAAATACAGCAAGAATTAATTGCGGTGTTGTTTTAAACAAAACAACAGGAGGAAGAGGGAAGGGAGGGAGTATTGAACCATCAGCAGAATATATTGGATATATAAGAAAAATTTTTGACCAGAATAATGTTTTATGGCAGACAGGTGAAATAGGGAAAATAGAACAGGGGGGGGGAGGAACAGTAGCGACTTATTTTGCAAGATATAATATTGATACAATTGATTGTGGAACAGGTGTTTTATCAATGCATGCACCTTTTGAATTAACAGGAAAAATTGATATCTACTCTACTTACAGGGCTTATTTATCATTTTATAAGGAGGACTAAAAATGGCACTTTCAGATTTAAAAATTTGGATTCCAAATCCTTTAGAAAAAATTTTTAAGGAAGATTTACCTAAAAAAGAACAACAGGTAAAAAAAGAGATTTTTTTATTTTCTGCAAAAAATGAATATGAATCTTTTCAAATTGCTCTGAGAAGTTCTGTTATGTTGAAAAATGTAAGAGTTGAGTTTAGTGATTTACTGAATGTATCGGGTAGTAAAATCTCAAAAGAAAACTTAAAATATAATTTTGTAGATTATGTCCCAGTGAATATAGATAATTCTGGATTAAAAGAAGTAGTTCGTATTTCTCCTGGAGAGTTTCCAGATCCTCTATTAGAGGATAAGAGTATAGATATTCCACCACAAGAAACCAAAACTATTTGGTTCACAATTTATGTTCCTCCAGATGTAGAAGAAGGGAAGTATAAAGGGGAAGTAAAATTACTTACTAATAAAGGTACTTTTTCTATAGATTTAAATTTAAAAGTGTGGAATTTTATTTTACCTAATGAGTCCCATATGTATTTAACAAATTGGATAATGTCCCCTTCTGCATTATCTAAATTTCATAGAGTTAAAATTTGGTCTTCAGAATTCTGGAATTTGGTAGAAATGTATGCGAAAAATATGAAAGAACATCGCCAAAATGTTATTATAACTCATTTATTTGAACTAATTAATTTTTTTACAGATGAAAGAGGAAATTTAATTTTTGATTATCAAAACTTTGACAAATGGGTAAACATATTTTTAAACAATGGAGTAAAATTAATAGAAGGTTCTCATTTAGCAGGAAGAGTAGGAACATGGAATGACCCAAATCTTTATTCTCCTCTTATTAAAGTAAGAACAAAAGAAGGAAAGATTATTTTTCACTCCAGAATTTTGGTAGGGCATTCAGATTTTTATAAATATATAGGAAATTTCTTAATGTCCTTAAGAAATCACCTAAAAGAAAAAGGATGGATTGATAAATTCATTATTCATTTATCTGACGAACCTGATAGTATATGTGCACCTTCTTATAAACTTTTAAGCAAAATAGTAAAAGATTTTTTCCCAGAGGTAAGAAGAATTGATGCTGCTACTATACCTGATATTGTTGGTTCAATAGATGTATGGGTGCCTCTATTATCTGGAAACTTTTCCTCTTTCTTTTTAGAGCGGCAAAATTTTGATGAAGAAGTTTGGTGGTATACCTGTTGTGGTCCAAGAGATGATAAATATCCCAATAGGTTTATAGATTATCCATTAATAAAAGTTAGGATTATCCATTGGTTAAATTATAAATATAATGTAAAAGGATACCTTCACTGGGGATACAATTACTATAAAGATTGGACAGGAAGTGAATTTATAGATCCATGGAAAGAAAATACTGCTAAAATGTGGCCACCTGGAGACCCTTTTATTGTATATCCTGGAAAAAATAATAAAATTTTAAATTCCATTCGCTGGGAACAAATTAGAGAAGGAATAGAGGACTATGAATATCTCTATTTGTTAGATAAGAAAAACCCAAAAGTTTTACAGAAAATACTTTCCAGTATATTACCAAATCTTACTGATTATACAAGAAATCCAGTTGATTTACTAAATATGAGACAAAAAATAGGTGAAGAGATAGAAAAGAAATAATTTTTATAATAAAATGGAAAAAATTTCTGTATTAACTAATAAAAGAAATGAATTTTTAGAAATAACTTCAAAAATAGAAGAAAAAGTGAAAAAAAGTAATGTAAAAAATGGAATTTGTTTTATATATATTCCACATACAACCTGTGGTCTAACAATAAATGAAAATGCTGACCCTTCAGTAAAAAATGATATTTTAAATAAATTAGAAGAAATTGTTCCTGAAAATTCTGGATATACTCATACTGAAGGCAATTCAGATGCCCATATAAAATCAAGTATTCTTGGACATTCTCTTTTTGTTTTCATAGAAAATGGTTCATTAAAATTGGGTACCTGGCAGGGAATTTTCTTATGTGAATTTGATGGACCGCGAACAAGGCAGGTCTGGATAAAAATTATGTAGGAGCAAAATAAATGGAAATTACAGGTAAAAACTTGAATGAAATTATTGAGTTATCAAATTTAGTTTTCCGACCGAAAGAAAAGAGTATGAAAATAGAAACACCTCTAATGTGGGAAAAAGGAAAACACTTTGTTATTAAAGAAAATGAAGAAATAGTTTCGTTTATTGGAATGGTAGAAGAAGAAATAAATGTTTTTGGATATAAAATGAAAATTGGTAATATCGGGAATGTATGTACCCATCCAGATTACAGAAATAAAGGTTATGCTACCTGTCTTTTAAATGAAACAATTAAAAAAGCAAAAGAAGATAAATTGGTATATCTTATGATTTCAGGTGGAAGGGAATTATATAAAAGAGCAGGGGCGGTCAGTATGCCTTTTTATTTTTATCAATTTTCTGGTAATAAGGGAAAAACAGATTTTAGAGTAAGAAGATATAAAGATGATTTGTATTGTGAATGTATTAAAATTTATCAAAAAGAGCCTGTTAGGTTTTTGAGAGAAAATAAAGGATTTTCATCACTTTTTTCTTTGTATAACGGAAAATTTAAGAAGAAAGTAATGCATATGGGAAGTAAAATCTGGATAATTTCAAAAAATAAAGAAATTTTGGCTTACTGGGCAGAAGGTGAAACAAAAGATGGAATTTCTATTGGTTATAATAGAGAGTATGGTGGAATAAGAGAATTGTTAGCAAAGGTTTGGAAAAGTAGAGGGAAAAAAGTAAATATTTATATACCTTTGTGGGATGAGGAATTAAAATATTATTTAGGAAAAGAGAAAGAAGTAAAAGAAATGGGGACTATTCTTCTTATCAATCCAAATCTTCTTATAGAGAATTTAAGTGGATATTTTATAGAAAGAGGAGTAGAAATTGATTATTTAAAAAGAGAAAACAAAATATTATTAAAAGCAAATAAAAAAGAAAAGGAATTTAAAGATAATAAAGATTTAGCAAGATTTCTTTTACATTTAAATAATGAAGAAGTATGGAAAAATATTTTTCCAATACCATTACCTTTTTATGGATTTAATTATGCATAAACTTCTCAAATGGAAAAAGTAATATTTTTTATTGATGGCATAAGAATAGTAATAAAAATAGGAGATATAACAGAAGAAAAAGTAGAGGCAATTGTAAATCCAGCAAATACAAATCTCCTAATGGGTGGTGGACTTTCATTAAAAATTAAAAATAAAGCAGGTATTGAAATAGAAAAGGAAGTTAAAAATAAAAGGTATATAAAAAAAGGAGAGGCAATCTGTACAGGTGGGTGGAAATTACCTTCAAAATATGTAATTCATACTGCTACTATGGGAATGGATTTTAAATCCGATTACAAAACAATAGAAAAATGTATGGAAAATACCCTGAATTTAAGTGAAAAAATGAAAATAACTTCTATTTCTTTTCCTGCTTTAGGATGCGGAACCGGAAAACTTAAATTAGAAAAGGTCTCACAAATTATGATTGAAAAAGTCATGAAATTTTTATCAAGAAAAATATTTTTAGAAGAGATTAATTTTGTTCTTTATAAACAGAGTGATTTTGAAAAATTCCTATCAGTTGCAGAAAAATATTTGATTGATATAACAAAAAAAACATATAAAAACCCAGTTCCAACAGTTGATATAATAATTGAATATAAAAAAGATATTATTTTAATTGAAAGAAAAAATTACCCTTATGGTTGGGCTTTACCAGGTGGATTTGTTAATTATGGAGAATCGCTTGAAAAAGCAGCAGAAAGAGAAGCAAAAGAAGAAACAGGACTTGAACTTGAAGATTTAAAACAATTTCATACATATTCACAGCCAGGAAGAGACCCAAGATACCATACAATTTCAACGGTATTTACCGCAAAAGGAAAAGGCAAATTGAAAAGTGGAGATGATGCTAAAAAAGTAAAAATTTTTAATAAAGAAAATTTACCTGAAAATGTTGCTTTTGACCATAAGACAATACTAAGTGATTATTTTGAATGTATAAGTTCATAAATTATGAAGTTATGAACTTAAAAAGTTAAGGAGTTATTAATTATGAGCGAAAAATCAATTTTAAGTGGAATGAGACCAACAGGACCATTGCATATAGGACATTTATTTGGTGCCTTAAAAAACTGGAAGAAATTACAGGATGATGGATATAAATGTTTTTATATGATTGCTGATTATCATGCATTAAGCACAGAATATGCTAATCCACAAAAAATAAAGGAAAATGTGGAAGAAGTGGCAATTGATTTTCTCATTTCTGGACTTAATCCTGAAAAATCAACAATTTTTATTCAATCACTTGTTCCTCAACACTCTGAATTACATCTTTTATTTTCAATGTTTGTTCCTATTCCATATCTTGAAAGAAATCCTGTGTATAAAGAGCAGATAAAGGAATTGAAGGATAAGGACTTACATACTTATGGTTTTTTGGGTTATCCTATATTACAGGCAGCAGATATTCTTTTATATAAGGCAACTTATGTTCCAATAGGAGTTGACCAATTACCACATCTTGAACTTACAAGAGAAATTGCAAGAAGATTTAATTACCTCTATGGAGAAACATTTCCAATTCCTGAAGCATTATTGACAGAAACACCTAAAATTCTAGGAACAGATGGGAGAAAAATGAGTAAATCATATAATAATTGTATTTATTTGAAGGACTCTCCAGATATAATAAAAAAAAGGGTCTCAACAATGTTCACAGACCCAAAAAGAATTTACAGAAAAGATAAAGGACATCCAGGAAAATGTCCTGTATTTATGTACCAGAATATTTTTAATAAGGAAAGGGTAGGGGAGATTAAAAAAAGTTGTAAAGAAGGTGAAATAGGATGCACTGATTGTAAAAAGGAATTAGGAGAAAAGGTTGTTGACTTTTTAAAAGATATACAGGAAAAAAGAGAAGAACTTTCTAAAAATAAAGAATATATCTGGAAAATTTTAAAAAATGGTAGTGAAAAAGCAAGAGAAGTAGCAACAAAAACATTAAAAGATGTTAAAATTAAAATTGGAGTAAATTATGAATAAAAATATTGAAAAATTAGTAAAGGAAGGGATTAAGAAAATTTCTCCTTATGAACCAGGGAAACCAATTGAAGAATTGCAGCGAGAATATAAGGTAAAAAAAACAATAAAACTTGCTTCAAATGAAAATCCTTTTGGTCCTTCTAAAAAAGTTAAAAAAGCAATAGAAAAAAGTATAGAAAATATCAATAGATATCCAGATGGCTCATCTTATGAGTTAAAAAATGAATTATCTAAATATTTAAAATTACCTGTTGAAAATATAATGATAGGAAGTGGTTCAAGTGAAGTTATTTCTTTAACACTTGAAACATTCATAAACCCTGGAGAAGAAATTCTTTATCCCTGGCCGTCTTTTACAATGTATAGAATTTTTGCTTTGAAAAATAATGCTATTGGAGTTGAAATTCAACTTGAAAATGATTTTTCATACAATCTTACAAAATTTCTTGAAAGAATTACTCCAAAAACAAAAGTTATTATTTTATGTAATCCAAACAATCCAACAGGAACAATTATAAAGAAAAGAGAGATGGAAAATTTTATAAAAAATTTACCAGACGATATTATTTTAATTTCTGATGAGGCATATTTTGATTATGTTGAAAGTAATGATTTTGGAAGTGCTTTCCCATTTTTCAAAGAAAAAAATATTATTATATGTAGAACTTTTGCTAAAATATATGGACTTGCAGGACTTAGAATTGGTTATGGAATTGCCAATAAGGATATAATTGGGTATATTGAAAGAATAAGACCTCCTTTTAATGTAACTACTCCTTCTCAAATGGCTGCAATTGCATCTCTTGATGACCAGAAATACATTGAAAATGTTAAAAAGAAAACAATAAAAGGGAAAAAATACCTATATTCTGAATTTGAAAAAATGGGAGTTGAATATACCCATTCTGAAAGCAATTTTATCCTATGTAAATTTGGGAAAAATACAAACAAAATTGTAAAAGAACTTGAAAAAAGAGGAATAATAGTAAGAGGTATGGCTTCATTTGGTCTTCCTGAATATATAAGGATTACAATTGGAACAGAAGAGGAAAATAAAATTTTTATAAATAACCTTAAAGATATTTTAAAGAAATAACGCCAGTAAAGGGGAGGAGGAAAAAAATGATTAAATTGGGTATAAATATAGACCATGTCGCAACATTAAGACAATTAAGAAGAGAGGTATTTCCTGACCCTGTTGGTGCAGCAGTTATATGTGAACTTGCTGGTTGTGATTCTATTGTATGCCATTTAAGAGAAGATAGAAGACATATTCAGGAAAGAGATTTAAAATTATTAAAAGAAGTCGTCAAAACAAAATTAAATTTAGAAATGGCTCTTTCTGAAGATGTAATTAAAATCGCATTAGAAACAAAACCAGACCAGGTTACAATTGTTCCAGAAAAAAGGGAAGAATTAACAACAGAAGGTGGACTTGATGTGATAACGAATTTTGAAAAAATAAAAAAAGTCGTTGAAACTTTCCACAAGTCAGGTATAAAAGTAAGTATATTTATAGAACCAGACCTCAATCAAATAGAAAAGGTAAAAGAGACAGGAGCAAATTTTATAGAAATTCATACAGGAAAATATTCAATAGTTAAAACAGAAGATGAAATTTATAATGAATTAAATAAAATAATTAAAGGTACTGAATTCGCATTATCAATTGGTTTAAGAGTAAATGCTGGACATGGACTTGATTATAAAAATGTGACACCAATATGTAAAATAAATGGGATAGAAGAGTTAAATATTGGTTATAGCATAATTTGTATGTCTGTTTTTACTGGATTACATAAGGCAGTAACAAAAAT
The sequence above is a segment of the bacterium genome. Coding sequences within it:
- a CDS encoding DUF2905 domain-containing protein; the protein is IKFPLGKLPGDIIIKKENFVFYFPITTGILISIILTLIFSIIWRK
- a CDS encoding aminopeptidase yields the protein MERKNGWEVFSTEEKNNVFKFCDEYKEFISRNKIERKLVNECVETAEKNGFKEINKYKNLKKGDKFYKKNKEKEVIFGIIGKEILKKGAKFIVSHIDSPRLDLKTSPIYEDENICLLKTYYYGGIKKYQWLTIPLALYGIVILKTGEKVEIEIGEKENESIFTITDLLPHLSKDQYKKTIEEGFPGENLNVLFGTIPLTEKTEEKEKVKKNVIKILKEKYGIEESDFISSELHFVPAGKGRDAGIDKSMILSYGQDDRVCSYTSFRAINEIENPIKSVFCILVDQEEIGSYGTTSAQSSFFRYLIEEVVEKTGGTLSDIRELFENSKAISADVDSLLDPNFKEVSDPRNTARINCGVVLNKTTGGRGKGGSIEPSAEYIGYIRKIFDQNNVLWQTGEIGKIEQGGGGTVATYFARYNIDTIDCGTGVLSMHAPFELTGKIDIYSTYRAYLSFYKED
- a CDS encoding DUF6067 family protein; this encodes MALSDLKIWIPNPLEKIFKEDLPKKEQQVKKEIFLFSAKNEYESFQIALRSSVMLKNVRVEFSDLLNVSGSKISKENLKYNFVDYVPVNIDNSGLKEVVRISPGEFPDPLLEDKSIDIPPQETKTIWFTIYVPPDVEEGKYKGEVKLLTNKGTFSIDLNLKVWNFILPNESHMYLTNWIMSPSALSKFHRVKIWSSEFWNLVEMYAKNMKEHRQNVIITHLFELINFFTDERGNLIFDYQNFDKWVNIFLNNGVKLIEGSHLAGRVGTWNDPNLYSPLIKVRTKEGKIIFHSRILVGHSDFYKYIGNFLMSLRNHLKEKGWIDKFIIHLSDEPDSICAPSYKLLSKIVKDFFPEVRRIDAATIPDIVGSIDVWVPLLSGNFSSFFLERQNFDEEVWWYTCCGPRDDKYPNRFIDYPLIKVRIIHWLNYKYNVKGYLHWGYNYYKDWTGSEFIDPWKENTAKMWPPGDPFIVYPGKNNKILNSIRWEQIREGIEDYEYLYLLDKKNPKVLQKILSSILPNLTDYTRNPVDLLNMRQKIGEEIEKK
- a CDS encoding secondary thiamine-phosphate synthase enzyme YjbQ, whose product is MEKISVLTNKRNEFLEITSKIEEKVKKSNVKNGICFIYIPHTTCGLTINENADPSVKNDILNKLEEIVPENSGYTHTEGNSDAHIKSSILGHSLFVFIENGSLKLGTWQGIFLCEFDGPRTRQVWIKIM
- a CDS encoding GNAT family N-acetyltransferase, producing the protein MEITGKNLNEIIELSNLVFRPKEKSMKIETPLMWEKGKHFVIKENEEIVSFIGMVEEEINVFGYKMKIGNIGNVCTHPDYRNKGYATCLLNETIKKAKEDKLVYLMISGGRELYKRAGAVSMPFYFYQFSGNKGKTDFRVRRYKDDLYCECIKIYQKEPVRFLRENKGFSSLFSLYNGKFKKKVMHMGSKIWIISKNKEILAYWAEGETKDGISIGYNREYGGIRELLAKVWKSRGKKVNIYIPLWDEELKYYLGKEKEVKEMGTILLINPNLLIENLSGYFIERGVEIDYLKRENKILLKANKKEKEFKDNKDLARFLLHLNNEEVWKNIFPIPLPFYGFNYA
- a CDS encoding NUDIX hydrolase gives rise to the protein MTKKTYKNPVPTVDIIIEYKKDIILIERKNYPYGWALPGGFVNYGESLEKAAEREAKEETGLELEDLKQFHTYSQPGRDPRYHTISTVFTAKGKGKLKSGDDAKKVKIFNKENLPENVAFDHKTILSDYFECISS
- the trpS gene encoding tryptophan--tRNA ligase; protein product: MSEKSILSGMRPTGPLHIGHLFGALKNWKKLQDDGYKCFYMIADYHALSTEYANPQKIKENVEEVAIDFLISGLNPEKSTIFIQSLVPQHSELHLLFSMFVPIPYLERNPVYKEQIKELKDKDLHTYGFLGYPILQAADILLYKATYVPIGVDQLPHLELTREIARRFNYLYGETFPIPEALLTETPKILGTDGRKMSKSYNNCIYLKDSPDIIKKRVSTMFTDPKRIYRKDKGHPGKCPVFMYQNIFNKERVGEIKKSCKEGEIGCTDCKKELGEKVVDFLKDIQEKREELSKNKEYIWKILKNGSEKAREVATKTLKDVKIKIGVNYE
- the hisC gene encoding histidinol-phosphate transaminase, which produces MNKNIEKLVKEGIKKISPYEPGKPIEELQREYKVKKTIKLASNENPFGPSKKVKKAIEKSIENINRYPDGSSYELKNELSKYLKLPVENIMIGSGSSEVISLTLETFINPGEEILYPWPSFTMYRIFALKNNAIGVEIQLENDFSYNLTKFLERITPKTKVIILCNPNNPTGTIIKKREMENFIKNLPDDIILISDEAYFDYVESNDFGSAFPFFKEKNIIICRTFAKIYGLAGLRIGYGIANKDIIGYIERIRPPFNVTTPSQMAAIASLDDQKYIENVKKKTIKGKKYLYSEFEKMGVEYTHSESNFILCKFGKNTNKIVKELEKRGIIVRGMASFGLPEYIRITIGTEEENKIFINNLKDILKK
- a CDS encoding pyridoxine 5'-phosphate synthase, translating into MIKLGINIDHVATLRQLRREVFPDPVGAAVICELAGCDSIVCHLREDRRHIQERDLKLLKEVVKTKLNLEMALSEDVIKIALETKPDQVTIVPEKREELTTEGGLDVITNFEKIKKVVETFHKSGIKVSIFIEPDLNQIEKVKETGANFIEIHTGKYSIVKTEDEIYNELNKIIKGTEFALSIGLRVNAGHGLDYKNVTPICKINGIEELNIGYSIICMSVFTGLHKAVTKMIKTIRENERKD